One window of Klebsiella quasivariicola genomic DNA carries:
- a CDS encoding aspartate aminotransferase family protein yields MSQSITRNHFDEWMMPVYAPAAFIPVRGAGSRLWDQQGKEYIDFAGGIAVNALGHAHPRLVQALTDQAGKFWHTGNGYTNEPILRLARMLIDATFADRVFFCNSGAEANEAALKLARKYAHDRFGSEKSGIVAFQNAFHGRTLFTVSAGGQPAYSRDFAPLPPQIQHAVFNDLESAKALINDQTCAVIVEPVQGEGGVVPANVEFLRGLRQLCDQHNALLIFDEVQTGVGRTGELYAYMHYGVTPDVLTTAKALGGGFPIGALLATEACASVMTVGTHGTTYGGNPLAGAVAGELLSIVNTPEVLSGVRQRHQWFCERLQAINARYGLFKEIRGLGLLLGCVLNDAWAGKAKTLSNLAAEEGVMILIAGANVVRFAPALNVSEEEVNSGLDRVERACARFVAGVSS; encoded by the coding sequence ATGTCTCAGTCAATTACGCGTAACCACTTTGATGAATGGATGATGCCGGTCTACGCGCCAGCGGCGTTTATTCCGGTGCGGGGCGCCGGGTCGCGGCTGTGGGATCAGCAGGGTAAAGAGTATATCGATTTTGCCGGCGGCATCGCCGTGAACGCGCTGGGGCACGCCCATCCGCGTCTGGTGCAAGCCCTGACCGACCAGGCCGGCAAGTTCTGGCATACCGGCAACGGCTACACCAATGAGCCGATCCTGCGGCTGGCCAGGATGCTTATCGATGCCACCTTCGCCGACCGGGTCTTCTTCTGTAACTCCGGCGCCGAGGCCAATGAGGCGGCGCTCAAGCTGGCGCGAAAATATGCCCACGATCGCTTTGGCAGTGAAAAAAGCGGCATCGTCGCTTTCCAGAACGCCTTCCACGGGCGGACGCTGTTCACCGTTTCGGCGGGCGGTCAGCCGGCCTACTCCCGGGATTTTGCCCCGCTGCCGCCGCAGATCCAGCATGCGGTGTTTAACGATCTCGAGTCGGCAAAGGCCTTAATCAATGACCAAACCTGCGCGGTGATCGTCGAGCCGGTGCAGGGCGAAGGCGGCGTGGTGCCGGCCAACGTCGAGTTTTTACGCGGCCTGCGCCAGCTTTGCGACCAGCACAACGCTCTGCTGATTTTCGATGAAGTGCAGACCGGGGTCGGGCGCACCGGCGAGCTGTATGCCTATATGCACTACGGCGTGACGCCCGATGTGCTGACCACCGCCAAAGCGCTGGGCGGCGGTTTCCCTATCGGCGCGCTGCTGGCGACAGAGGCCTGCGCCAGCGTGATGACCGTCGGTACCCACGGCACCACCTACGGCGGCAACCCGCTGGCCGGGGCGGTGGCCGGCGAGCTGCTGTCGATCGTCAACACCCCGGAAGTCCTCTCCGGCGTCAGACAGCGCCACCAGTGGTTTTGCGAGCGTCTGCAGGCGATCAACGCCCGCTATGGTCTGTTCAAGGAGATCCGCGGCCTGGGACTGCTGCTCGGCTGCGTACTGAACGACGCCTGGGCCGGGAAGGCGAAAACGCTCAGCAACCTGGCGGCGGAAGAGGGGGTGATGATCCTGATCGCCGGCGCTAATGTGGTGCGTTTTGCGCCGGCGCTGAACGTCAGTGAAGAAGAGGTGAATAGCGGGCTGGATCGCGTCGAGCGGGCCTGCGCGCGTTTCGTGGCAGGAG